From Rhodococcus antarcticus, the proteins below share one genomic window:
- the secF gene encoding protein translocase subunit SecF, with product MATTSAPEPSDADTVADEAPESPAGPPPVSTEARGSVFSRLYTGTGAFDVIGHRKRFYVVSVVLLLVSIVSLLTRGFNLGIDFEGGTQVSLPSGSATTEQVQKAYTDALGMDPVQVVSVGSGGSSTIQIRSVDLAEGQVETLKQALFTEFQPVGADGVASVNAISDSAVSSTWGGEITNKAIIALIVFLVLVTVFIAIRFERDMAVAALVSLFHDIVVTAGVYSLVGFEVTPGTVIGLLTILGFSLYDTVVVFDKVQENTRGILGLTRRTYAEQTNLAVNQTFMRSINTTVIAVLPVLGLLVVGVGLLGVGTLKDLALVQLTGILVGTYSSIFLASPLLVTLKERSGEVAVHTKRVLARRESAKLRSSVPPELATAGATSGPVASPRTPSAPRSSAPRPGARPTGKRKR from the coding sequence ATGGCCACGACCAGCGCCCCCGAGCCCAGCGACGCCGACACCGTCGCCGACGAGGCCCCGGAGAGCCCGGCCGGTCCACCGCCCGTCTCCACCGAGGCACGAGGCAGCGTGTTCAGCCGGCTCTACACGGGCACCGGTGCGTTCGACGTCATCGGACACCGCAAGCGCTTCTACGTGGTCTCGGTCGTGCTGCTGCTGGTCTCGATCGTCTCGCTGCTCACCCGTGGGTTCAACCTCGGCATCGACTTCGAGGGTGGCACGCAGGTGTCGCTGCCCTCGGGCTCGGCCACCACCGAGCAGGTGCAGAAGGCCTACACCGATGCGTTGGGCATGGACCCGGTCCAGGTCGTCTCCGTCGGCTCGGGAGGCTCGTCGACCATCCAGATCCGCTCGGTCGACCTCGCCGAGGGCCAGGTGGAGACCCTCAAGCAGGCGCTGTTCACCGAGTTCCAGCCCGTCGGCGCCGACGGGGTCGCGTCGGTCAACGCCATCAGCGACTCGGCCGTCAGCTCCACCTGGGGCGGGGAGATCACCAACAAGGCGATCATCGCGCTCATCGTGTTCCTCGTGCTGGTGACGGTGTTCATCGCCATCCGCTTCGAGCGGGACATGGCCGTCGCGGCACTGGTCTCGCTGTTCCACGACATCGTCGTCACCGCGGGGGTGTACTCCCTGGTCGGCTTCGAGGTCACGCCCGGCACCGTCATCGGGCTGTTGACCATCCTGGGCTTCTCGCTCTACGACACGGTGGTCGTCTTCGACAAGGTGCAGGAGAACACCCGCGGCATCCTGGGGCTCACCCGTCGCACGTACGCCGAGCAGACCAACCTCGCCGTGAACCAGACCTTCATGCGCTCGATCAACACCACCGTCATCGCCGTGCTGCCCGTGCTCGGCCTGCTCGTGGTGGGCGTCGGACTGCTCGGTGTCGGCACCCTGAAGGACCTCGCGCTGGTCCAGCTCACCGGCATCCTGGTGGGGACCTACTCCTCGATCTTCCTGGCGTCGCCGCTGCTCGTGACGCTGAAGGAGCGCAGCGGCGAGGTGGCCGTGCACACCAAGAGGGTGCTGGCGCGACGGGAGAGCGCGAAGCTGCGCTCCTCCGTGCCCCCCGAGCTCGCGACGGCGGGTGCGACCTCCGGGCCGGTGGCCTCACCCCGCACCCCGTCCGCGCCCCGGTCGTCCGCGCCACGTCCCGGCGCCCGACCGACCGGCAAGCGCAAGCGCTGA
- a CDS encoding ABC transporter substrate-binding protein translates to MRARWALGGVLGTALLLGGCTTGPTPTDDAGPFLGLALAGGVTTYNPSTVAGAAGAGPEALARVLPGFSYTGPAGTPVSDTDVGTATELSPEPLTLRYTFDDAAVWSDGVPAGCADLVLARLAHSGANGFSAASTVGYADIAEVACAAGDRSATVTFAPGRADPDWRSLFGAGDLMPAHVAERATGVADVVAAVRDQHTAALARLATFWSTGWDLTPGALDQALLPALGPYRVDTLGADGILGLVANERWWGTAPGVGRLQVHLDDQDPAALLASGAVQVADLPSSPELVSALGAVVGAQVATRTTTTAEQLVLDLRGTFANPALRTALAQCLPRAGLLAQQVTPADPGPTDPGPTVLDTRLTLPGRPDSPRGPRVVAQHVAAAAATVSGLGRAGTVVRIGYHAPDPVRARTVELVARACAPAGFTVTDAGSPGSAPTDLGAGSVDAVLGSSPASTSPAVRGASLRTGAAADTGGYSDARVDQVLDALTVTTSVEDGVALCTEAEALLWADLPTVPLHLQQRTTAVTAAVTGVVPTPAAVGVGWNVDRWVAAG, encoded by the coding sequence GTGCGTGCGCGGTGGGCGCTCGGCGGTGTCCTCGGCACGGCTCTGCTGCTCGGCGGGTGCACCACCGGGCCCACCCCGACCGACGACGCCGGACCGTTCCTCGGGCTCGCCCTGGCGGGCGGGGTGACCACGTACAACCCCTCGACCGTGGCGGGGGCCGCCGGCGCCGGACCGGAGGCGCTCGCCCGGGTGCTGCCCGGATTCAGCTACACCGGGCCTGCTGGCACCCCGGTCTCCGACACCGACGTGGGCACCGCGACCGAGCTCAGCCCGGAGCCGCTGACCCTGCGCTACACCTTCGACGACGCCGCCGTGTGGTCCGACGGCGTGCCGGCCGGCTGCGCCGACCTGGTCCTCGCCCGTCTCGCGCACTCCGGGGCCAACGGGTTCTCCGCGGCGAGCACCGTGGGCTACGCGGACATCGCCGAGGTCGCCTGCGCCGCGGGGGACCGCTCCGCCACCGTCACCTTCGCCCCCGGCCGGGCGGACCCGGACTGGCGCAGCCTGTTCGGGGCGGGGGACCTGATGCCCGCGCACGTGGCCGAGCGGGCCACCGGGGTGGCGGACGTGGTGGCGGCCGTCCGGGACCAGCACACCGCGGCGCTGGCCAGGCTGGCGACGTTCTGGAGCACCGGCTGGGACCTCACCCCGGGCGCGCTGGACCAGGCCCTCCTGCCCGCGCTGGGTCCCTACCGTGTGGACACCCTGGGCGCCGACGGCATCCTGGGCCTGGTCGCGAACGAGCGCTGGTGGGGCACCGCGCCCGGCGTGGGCCGGCTGCAGGTCCACCTGGACGACCAGGACCCCGCTGCGCTGCTGGCCTCCGGGGCCGTGCAGGTGGCCGACCTCCCGTCGAGCCCCGAGCTCGTCAGCGCCCTCGGGGCGGTGGTGGGGGCCCAGGTGGCCACCCGGACCACCACGACGGCCGAGCAGCTGGTGCTGGACCTGCGGGGCACCTTCGCGAACCCGGCCCTGCGCACCGCCCTCGCCCAGTGCCTGCCCCGGGCGGGCCTGCTGGCCCAGCAGGTCACCCCCGCCGATCCGGGTCCCACCGATCCGGGCCCCACCGTCCTGGACACCCGGCTGACCCTGCCCGGGCGGCCGGACAGCCCGCGCGGTCCGCGGGTGGTCGCCCAGCACGTCGCCGCGGCCGCCGCGACGGTCTCCGGCCTCGGTCGAGCCGGGACGGTCGTGCGCATCGGGTACCACGCACCCGACCCGGTGCGCGCCCGGACGGTGGAGCTGGTCGCGCGGGCCTGCGCCCCCGCCGGCTTCACCGTCACCGACGCCGGCAGCCCCGGCAGCGCACCGACCGACCTCGGGGCCGGCTCGGTGGACGCGGTGCTGGGCAGCAGCCCGGCGAGCACCTCGCCGGCGGTGCGGGGGGCGTCGCTGCGGACCGGCGCGGCGGCCGACACCGGTGGCTACAGCGACGCCCGGGTGGACCAGGTGCTCGACGCGCTGACCGTCACCACCTCGGTGGAGGACGGCGTGGCACTGTGCACCGAGGCGGAGGCCCTGCTGTGGGCCGACCTGCCGACCGTGCCGCTGCACCTGCAGCAGCGCACCACCGCGGTGACCGCCGCGGTGACCGGAGTGGTCCCGACACCCGCAGCGGTGGGCGTCGGGTGGAACGTCGACAGATGGGTGGCAGCCGGATGA
- a CDS encoding adenine phosphoribosyltransferase, which translates to MSGAVQVGAEQQAAQDVRRLTRTVADFPVDGVQFADLSPVFADGPALAHVVAALATAGPCDLVAGIDARGFLLGSGVALNLGVGVLPVRKAGKLPPPVHSESYALEYGEATLQVPAEGIELRGRRVLVVDDVLATGGTVAAAVALLRRCGAEVVGAAVVLEIPGLGGREVLDGLPLTCLVPA; encoded by the coding sequence ATGAGCGGTGCAGTGCAGGTCGGAGCGGAGCAACAGGCGGCGCAGGACGTCCGGCGGCTGACGCGGACGGTGGCCGACTTCCCCGTCGACGGCGTGCAGTTCGCCGACCTCAGCCCGGTGTTCGCGGACGGTCCTGCTCTCGCCCACGTGGTCGCGGCGCTGGCCACGGCCGGTCCGTGCGACCTCGTCGCCGGCATCGACGCCCGCGGCTTCCTGCTCGGCTCGGGCGTGGCGCTGAACCTCGGCGTGGGGGTGCTGCCGGTGCGCAAGGCGGGAAAGCTGCCGCCCCCGGTGCACTCGGAGTCCTACGCGCTGGAGTACGGCGAGGCCACGCTGCAGGTCCCCGCGGAGGGCATCGAGCTGCGGGGTCGACGGGTGCTCGTGGTGGACGACGTGCTCGCCACCGGGGGCACCGTGGCGGCCGCGGTGGCGCTGCTGCGCCGCTGCGGGGCCGAGGTGGTGGGTGCGGCCGTGGTGCTGGAGATCCCGGGACTGGGGGGCCGCGAGGTGCTCGACGGCCTGCCTCTCACCTGCCTGGTGCCGGCCTGA